From Candidatus Eisenbacteria bacterium:
TGACGGTCCGACCGCTCATCAAGATCACGGGCGAGACGGGGTTCAACGAGGTGCTCTTCGAGGACGTCGTCGTCCCGGACACGCTGCGTGTCGACGCCGTCGGCAAGGGCTGGACGGTCGCCATGACGACGCTTCTCTACGAGCGCGGCGCAGCCGAGGGCGCGGGCAGCGGCGGCGGCGCGTCCTTCGAGGACGAGCTGAAGGCCCTCGTCGCGCTCGCCAAGCGCACCCGCCGCAATGGCGGCACCGCGTGGGACGACGCGGTCGTGCGCGACAAGATCGTGCAGCTCCTCGTGCGCGCCGAAGGCCTCCGGCAGACGGCACGCCGCATGCGCGTCGAAGCGCTCGGCGATCATCCGATGCGCCTTCCGCTGCAGGCGAAGGTCCTCATGACCGAGCTCATCCAGGACGTGGGCGCGCTCGGCGTCGAGATCGCCGGCGCGGGCGCGACGCGCTACCTGGGCGATCCCAACGCGCCCGACGGCGGGCACTGGCCGCACACGTACATGAACTCCTACGGCATGACGATCGCCGCCGGGTCGAACGAGATCCAGCGCAACATTCTCGGTGAGCGGGTGCTCGGCCTCGCGAAGTCGAAGTAGGGACGCACCCGACGATGGCACTGACGAAGGATTTCGGCTTCGGCCCCGACGAGCGCCTGGTGCGCGACCAGGCGCGGAAGTTCCTGCGTGACAACTTCGGCATCGAGCGACTGCGCAAGCTGGTCGCCGCCGACCACCACGAGGCCTATGAGAGCGCCGTCCAGCCAGCGCCGTACGACAAGACCCTCTGGCAGCAGATGGTCGAGCTCGGGTGGACTGGTCTCGCAGTTCCGGAAGCGGCCGGCGGCGTCGGCATGAAGATGATCGCCGTCGCGACGCTCGCCGAAGAGGTGGGCCGCGCCGCCCTGCCCTCGCCGCTGACCGCGACCCTCATCGCCACCACGGTTCTGCGCGCCGCCGGATCGACCCCGTGGCTCGAGCGCGTGGCCGGCGGTGAGGCGGCGACGCTCGCCGTGACGAACGCCGACGGATCCTGGGAGCCCGCCGACACCGACGTCACGGCGACGGTGGCCGACGGCGGCATCGTCCTCGACGGCACCGCCGCGTTCGTGCAGGACGCACGCAAGGCACAGATCTTCATCGTGTCTGCGAAGGGCAAGAGCGGCGTCGACCTCTACGCCGTGCCGGCGAACGCGCCCGGGTTCACCATCACGCCCGACCGCATTGTGGACCTCACGCGCGACCAGGCGACGGTCAGCCTGAAGCAGGTCAAGATCGGCGCCGACGCTGCCGTCACCACCGGCGGCCGCGGTCCGGCCGCGATCGAGACGGCGACACCCGCCATCCTCACCATCGTCGCCGCCGACCTCTGCGGCGCCGCCGAATGGCAGCTCCAGACCACGACCGAGTACGCGCGCACGCGGGTCCAGTTCGACCATCCGATCGGCTTCTTCCAGGCGGTGAAGCATCCCATCGTGAACATGATGCTGGCCGTCGATCGCGCGCGCTCGCTCATGTACGCCGCCGCCTGCGCGATCGACCACGAGCCGGGCGATGCCCTCCGTCTGGCGCGGATGGCCAAGGCCGCGGCCTCCGATGCGGCCGCCTTCTGCTCCGACCGCTCGGTCCAGCTCCACGGCGGCATCGGCTTCACGTGGGAGTGCGACGTCCACCTCTACTTCAAGCGCCAGAAGCACAATCAGCTCCTGTACGGGGACGGACCGTATCAGCGCGCGAAGCTGGCCTCGCTCCTCGACGCCATCTGACGACCGGCGCGATGCGACGTCTCGAGAATCGAGTGATCCTGGTCACGGGTGCCGCCTCCGGCATCGGTCGTGCCACGGCCGAGCGGCTCGCCGACGAGGGCGGCAAGCTCTTCTGCGTCGACGTGCAGATCGACGCCGTGCGCGAGCTGGTCACCGCCATCGCGGCGCGCGGCGGCGAGGCCACGGCCCAGGCCTGCGACGTCAGCGACGAGCGGCAGGTCGCGGAGACGATCGCCGCGTGCGTCGACCGCTACGGCCGCCTCGACGTCCTCTGCAACGTCGCCGGCATCCTGCGCTTCGATCACTTCCACGACCTGCGCACGGAGGACTGGAACCGCGTCCTCGCCGTGAATCTCACGGGGACCTTTCTCGTGTGCCGCGCCGCGCTCCCCCATCTCCTGAAGACGAAGGGCAACATCGTGAACGTGGCGTCGACGGCGGCGCTCGCGGCGCAGCCGTGGGCGGCGGCGTACGCGGCGTCGAAGGGTGGCATCCTCGCCCTCACGCACACGCTCGCGATCGACTACGTGAAGCAGGGCCTGCGCGTGAACGCCGTGTGCCCGGGCGACATCCAGACGCCGATCATGAACGCGTTCCGGCTACCCGAGGGGGCAAACCCGAAGCTCCTGCGGCGCGTGATGGCCCCGATGGGGACGGGCAAGCCCGAGCACGTGGCCGGCGTGATCGCGATGTTGGCCTCGGACGACGGCGCGTTCGTCACCGGCGAGCACATCCGCATCGACGGCGGCACGCTCGCCTGAACCCGATCAGGGGCCGCCGCGGACGGCGCGCACGAAGCCGGTGTTGGTCTTCGTCAAGAAGGTCACGCTACCGTCGAAGAGAGCTGCGCTCGCGCCAACCTCGAGCTTCGCATAGGGTCGATCCCGACAGATGAGCGATCGGTCGCCGGAACCGAGCTCCGCTGGCGACGCCACGTCACGGGCAGCCGAGGTGGTCCAGCGCGAGGTGCGCGACTTCGTTCGGGCACACGAGCGGCGGCGCCGCCAGCTCCCTCGCGCGATCGTCGTCGGGTTGCTGGCCGGCATCACGGCGGTCGCCTTCACCCGTGTTCTCGCCGAGGCCGACGATCTCCGGACCACGTTCATCGCCTGGGCCCACACCTTGGGCCCCTGGGGATTCGCCTTCCCCGTCTCGCTGGCGGCGCTCGGCGCCGGCGCAGCCGTTGGCCTCGTACGTCGGATGGCACCGGAGGCCTCCGGTAGCGGCATTCCACAGCTCGAGGCCGTCCTGCATCACCTGCGGCCGATGCGGGGCGCTCGAGTTCTCGCGGTCAAGTTCATCGGCGGGGTGCTGGGGATCGGGGGCGGCCTCGCGCTCGGCCGCGAAGGCCCGACGATCCAGATGGGCGGCGCGCTCGGACAGCTGACCAGTCAGTGGTTCCGGTGTACGCCGCGCGAGCGCCAGACCCTCATCGCCGCCGGAGCCGGCGCCGGGCTCGCCGCGGCCTTCAACGCGCCGCTGGCTGGTCTCGTCTTCGTTCTCGAGGAGGTCCAGCGGGACTTCTCGCCGACCGTGTTCACCACGACGCTGATCGCCGCCGTGACGGCCGATGTCGTCACGCGGCTTCTGATCGGCCAGCTGCCGGTATTCCACGTGCGCACGGAGTCCATTCCCCCGTTGCAGGTCCTGCCCGTGGCGCTGCTCGTCGGAGCCGCTGCCGGTCTGTTCGGCGTCGCATTCAATCGCGCCCTCGTCGGGGCGCTCGACCTGTTCCAGCGGTTGGGCAACGGACTGTCGTGGGCGAGCGGTGCCGTCGCGGGAGCCGTCGTGGGGGGCGCTGGCTGGTTCGTGCCGATCGCGCTCGGCGGCGGACACGGTCTCGTCGAGCAGACGCTGGCGGGTGCGCTCGCCCTCCCGGCGCTGGCGGGGTCCTTCGTGCTCCGCTTCGCCCTCACGATGCTGAGCTACGGCAGCGGCGCGCCGGGTGGCATCTTCGCCCCGCTCCTCGTCCTCGGCTCACAGCTCGGCCTGGGGGTCGGGCTCCTCGCACAGCACGTGGTCCCGAGCGCAGTCGAGCATCCCGCGCTGTTCGCGGTCGTCGGGATGGCGGCCTATTTCACCGCGATCGTGCGCGCTCCACTCACGGGCATCGTCCTGATGGTCGAGATGACGGGCAACTATTCGCTGGTCCTCCCGTTGCTCGGGGCATGCCTCACGGCCTACGGGATGGCGGACGCCCTGGGCGACCGCCCGGTATACGAGGCGCTGCTCGAACGCGACCTTCTCCGCGGCGAGCCCATGTCGAACCTCGAATCGGCGCTGCTGCTCGAGCTGACGCTCGCGGCGGGCGCTCCCTTCGAGGGACAGCGCATCCGCGAGATCGGGCTGCCGCCGGGCTGCGTGATCGTCACCGTCAGCCGCAAGACGGGCGAGCACGTGCCCACGGGCGACTTCCGCCTCGAGGCGGGGGATCGCCTGACGGCCGTCGTCGCCGCCGATGCCCCGGCGGCTGCCGCTCTTCTTCGCTCGGGTGTGAACGGCGACCGCCGCTGACGGCGGTCACATCAGGCCGGCGCGTCGACCGCGAGCTTCGGACGGCGCTCCTCGGGCAGATGGTCGTACAGATCGGCCACCAGGTCGGAGCGCAGCGTCCGGTGCTGCGAGTCGTTCCAGAGGTTCCGCCACTGATGGGGATCGTCGTCGACGTTGTAGAGCTCGCCCTCGGTGCCGTCGTACACGACGGGTGACGGCGTCAGCACCCAGTCGCCCATCGTCTTCTCGAGACCGTTCGGCTGGCCGGCGGTGCTGGGCTCGTAGGTCGTGAGCAACCAGCCGTCGCGGTAGATCGAGCGCAGGTGCATGCCGTAGCCGGGAAACTGGCTGTCCCATTCGCACAGCACGCGCTGGCGTGTGCCGTCCTCGGCGGTCGGGAGGGCACGGCCCTGCATCCACGATGCGGGCGCGACGCCCGCGATCGCGCAGAACGTCGGCGCCAGATCGACCTGTCCGACCGGCTGGCGCACCTCCGCCGGCGCGACCTTCGCCGAAGGCGCCGGACGCCACACGAGCGGTAGCCGCATCAGCGCGTCGGTGTGGAACGGTCCCTTGTAGACGAAGCCGAAGTCGCCCTGCATCTCGCCGTGGTCGGTCGTGAAGACGACGTCGGTGTCGGCGTCCCAGCCGCGCTCGGCGATCCGACGCACGACGCGCCCGCAGGCCTCGTCGATGAGCTCGTTCATGACGTGCGCCTTGGCGTTGATCTCGCGGATGTTGTCGGCGGAGAGCGCCTGCGGCCGATAGTTCATCGGCCCGCCCTCCATGTTGATCCACCGGCCCTCCCAGCACGCGAGCCAGTGTCCCGGCTTCTGCGCGAGGATCGCCCGGATCTTCTCCTCCGAGCCGGGATGTCCGGGCGGCAGCGGCAGGTCCCGCCACGGCACGCGATGGAGCTCGGAGGCCGGCGGATCCCAGGGGTGGTGCGGGTCCGGAAAGCTCATCCAGACGAACCAGTCCTCGCCGTCGCCGAGCGAGTCCAGGAACTCGATCGTGCGATCGGCCACCCAGTCGGTGTGGTACCACTCGCGCGGGATGGGGTTGTTCTTGGTCTCGGGCGCGCCCGTGTCGCCGCCGCCGTCGGCGTTGAGCAGCGGTGCGAAGCCGTCGATGCACTCGGGATGGTTCCGTTTGAGCCACCGCCCGTAGTGGCCGACGGTGCGCTTCCCGAAGGCCGGGATGTGGGTCGCGTGGATCGCGCGCTCGAAGCCGCGCCACGGTCCGAAGTCGTCGCGCGCCTGGCGCGCGTTCTCCTCGAAGCGCAGCGTCGGGTCGAAGTTCGGCTCGAAGTGCGCCTTGCCGAGGAGCGCGGTGCGATAGCCGGCCTTGTCGTGGAGGTAGGCCGCCACGCTCGGCGCGTCGCCGGGCAGCGCGACGCCGTTCGCGTAGACGCCGTGCGTGCGCACGTACTGGCCCGTCAGCATGGTCGAGCGCGCCGGCATGCAGACCGCGTTCTGGTTGTAGGCGCGACGGTAGTTGATGCCGCTGCGTGCCCAGCCGTCGACGACCGGCGTGCGGGCGTATCTGCCACCGTTGCACCCGAGCGAGTCGTAGCGCTGCTGGTCGGTGGTGATGAAGAGGATCTTGCGTCCCATGGGTAGGGGAGCGAGCTACCACGGCTGCGCGCTCAGGCGCCAGCCGCGGTTCGGCAGCTTGCGCACACGACCAGCGGTGTGAAAGATTTCTGGCGGCGGGTTCCGCCATGACGACGCTGGACGGTAGCTCCCCAGAACGCGATCGCGGCGGCGGTGGACAACTGACGTCCCAGCCCCGGATACGGAACGTGAGATCATGAGCGGACCACACCTCGCGTGTCCCGCCTGCGGTCACGCGAACCCCGGTGCGACGAAGTTCTGCCACGAGTGCGGAACCCCCCTGGCGCGCCAATGCGCGAAGTGCGGTGTCGACCTGGCGCCGAGCATGAAGTTCTGCGGCGACTGCGGCACGGCCGTGGCGGCCAAACCATCTCCGGTGGTCACCCCCGCGCACCTCGCCGACAAGATCCGCGGTGCACGCACGGCACTCGAGGGGGAGCGCAAGCAGGTGACCGTGCTCTTTGCCGACGTGAAGGGCTCGATGACGCTCGCCGAGGGGGCCGATCCCGAGGCGTTCCACCGCGTCATGGAGCGCACGGCGCGCCTGCTCGCCGACGGCGTCCATCGGTACGAGGGAACGGTCACCCAATACACGGGCGACGGCGTCATGGCGCTCTTTGGAGCTCCCATCGCGCACGAGGACCACGCGCAGCGTGCCTGCTTCACGGCGCTGCATCTTCGCGAGACGCTCGGCCGCTACGCCGACGAGCTGCGGCTCTCGGACGGCCTCAATCTCTCGCTGCGCATCGGCGTCAACTCCGGCGAGGTCGTCGTCGGGCGCATCGGGGACGATCTCAAGATGGACTACACGGCGCAGGGGCACACCGTCGGCCTCGCCGCACGCATGGAGCAGATTGCGGCGGCCGACCGCGCCTACGTGAGCGAGCACACGGCGCGCATCGTCGACGGCTACTTCCGGCTGCGCGACCTCGGGCCGCTCGCCGTGAAGGGCGCGAGCGAGCCCGTGCGGGTCTACGAACTCGAAGACGTCGGCGCGCTCAAGACGCGCCTCGACGTCTCCCAGACGCGCGGCTTCTCGCGCTTCGTCGGTCGGATCGACGAGGTCGCGACGCTCGAGGCCGCGCTCGCCCGCGCGATGGAGGGCCACGGACAGGTGATCGGCGTCGTCGCCGAGCCGGGAGTCGGCAAGAGCCGCCTCTGTTGGGAGTTCGTCCAGCGCTGCCGGGCCCGGGGGATCGCAGTGCAGGACGCGCACTGCGTCCCGCACGGGAAGACCATCCCGTATCTGCCGGTGCTCGAGCTCCTGCGAAAGATCCACGGCGTGACCGAGCAGGACCGCCCACAGACGGCGCGCGAGAAGATCGCCGGGCGGCTCCTCCTTCTCGACGAGGGACTCCGCGAGAGCCTTCCGCTCGTATTCGACTTCATGGGCGTGCCCGATCCGGAGCACCCGCTGCCCCGCATGGACCCCGAGGCACGGCAGCGCCAGCTCCTCGCGGTCGTGCGGCGTTCGGTCCTGGCGCGCAGCCGACGCGAGACGGCCGTCACCGTCATCGAGGACCTGCACTGGCTCGACGGGGCGAGCGAGGGCTTCGTGGAGACGCTCGTCGACGCGGCGGCCGGCACGCGCACGCTGCTGCTCGTGAACTTCCGACCCGAGTATCACGCGGGATGGATGCAGCGGTCGTACTACCAGCAGCTGCCGCTGCTCCCGCTCGGGTCCGATGCCATCGAGGAGCTGCTGCGCGAGCTTCTCGGCACCGGCAGCGCTCTCGCCGGTCTCGTCAGGCTGATCCGCGAGCGCACCGGCGGCAACCCTTTCTTCGTGGAGGAGGTCGTGCGGTCGCTGGCCGAGAGCGGAGTGCTCTCGGGCACGCGCGGCGCGTATTGGCTCGCCAAACCGGTCGAGGCGATCGCGCTTCCGACCACCGTACAGGCCATCCTGGCGGCGCGGATCGACCGTCTCGGCGAACGCGAGAAGACGGTGCTGCAGACGGGGGCGGTGGTCGGGAAGGAGTTCCCCGAGTCGATTCTGCAACGCGTCGTCGATCTCGAAGAAGCCGACCTCGCATCGGCGCTGCGCGCCCTCGTCGCCGCGGAGTTCTTCTACGAGGAGGCGCTCTACCCCGAGCCCGTGTACGCCTTCAAGCATCCGCTGACGCAGGAGGTGGCGTATCGATCCCAGCTCGGCGAGCGCCGGCGGCAGCTTCATACGGCCGTCGCACGCGCGATCGAGGAGGCGTATCCGACAAAGCTCGACGAGCAGGCGGCGCTCCTCGCGCAGCATTGGGATGCGGCGGGCGAGCCCTTCGTCGCCGCGACCTGGCACCAGCGCGCGGCGGGCTGGATCGGCGTGCGCGACCGGGCCGAGACCCTGCGCCATTGGAGCGAGGTCAGGCGTCTCCTCGCAACGGTGCCCGTCTCGCCCGAGGCGCTCGCCCTCGGCGTCATGGCGCGTGACGCGATGCTGCTCCACGGGCTCTTCTGCGGCATGACCGACGACGAGGCGCACACCCTGTTCACCGAGGGGATGGCCCTGGCCGAGGATCTTCAGGAGCCGAGCTCGCGCATCCGTCTGCTGACCCGCCTCGGTAGTCGCAAGAGCCTCACCGGCATCCCGGAAGAGGCGCTGGCGCCGCTCGAGGAGGCTCGGCGGCTTGCGGCCGAGACCGGAGATCCGTTCCTCGAGTTCCTGACACGATTCTCGCTGTCGGGCGCTGCGATGAACCTCGGACACCTCGAGGACGCGATCGTCCACCTCGA
This genomic window contains:
- a CDS encoding acyl-CoA dehydrogenase family protein; this translates as MALTKDFGFGPDERLVRDQARKFLRDNFGIERLRKLVAADHHEAYESAVQPAPYDKTLWQQMVELGWTGLAVPEAAGGVGMKMIAVATLAEEVGRAALPSPLTATLIATTVLRAAGSTPWLERVAGGEAATLAVTNADGSWEPADTDVTATVADGGIVLDGTAAFVQDARKAQIFIVSAKGKSGVDLYAVPANAPGFTITPDRIVDLTRDQATVSLKQVKIGADAAVTTGGRGPAAIETATPAILTIVAADLCGAAEWQLQTTTEYARTRVQFDHPIGFFQAVKHPIVNMMLAVDRARSLMYAAACAIDHEPGDALRLARMAKAAASDAAAFCSDRSVQLHGGIGFTWECDVHLYFKRQKHNQLLYGDGPYQRAKLASLLDAI
- a CDS encoding SDR family NAD(P)-dependent oxidoreductase, which encodes MRRLENRVILVTGAASGIGRATAERLADEGGKLFCVDVQIDAVRELVTAIAARGGEATAQACDVSDERQVAETIAACVDRYGRLDVLCNVAGILRFDHFHDLRTEDWNRVLAVNLTGTFLVCRAALPHLLKTKGNIVNVASTAALAAQPWAAAYAASKGGILALTHTLAIDYVKQGLRVNAVCPGDIQTPIMNAFRLPEGANPKLLRRVMAPMGTGKPEHVAGVIAMLASDDGAFVTGEHIRIDGGTLA
- a CDS encoding sulfatase-like hydrolase/transferase, with amino-acid sequence MGRKILFITTDQQRYDSLGCNGGRYARTPVVDGWARSGINYRRAYNQNAVCMPARSTMLTGQYVRTHGVYANGVALPGDAPSVAAYLHDKAGYRTALLGKAHFEPNFDPTLRFEENARQARDDFGPWRGFERAIHATHIPAFGKRTVGHYGRWLKRNHPECIDGFAPLLNADGGGDTGAPETKNNPIPREWYHTDWVADRTIEFLDSLGDGEDWFVWMSFPDPHHPWDPPASELHRVPWRDLPLPPGHPGSEEKIRAILAQKPGHWLACWEGRWINMEGGPMNYRPQALSADNIREINAKAHVMNELIDEACGRVVRRIAERGWDADTDVVFTTDHGEMQGDFGFVYKGPFHTDALMRLPLVWRPAPSAKVAPAEVRQPVGQVDLAPTFCAIAGVAPASWMQGRALPTAEDGTRQRVLCEWDSQFPGYGMHLRSIYRDGWLLTTYEPSTAGQPNGLEKTMGDWVLTPSPVVYDGTEGELYNVDDDPHQWRNLWNDSQHRTLRSDLVADLYDHLPEERRPKLAVDAPA
- a CDS encoding adenylate/guanylate cyclase domain-containing protein; its protein translation is MSGPHLACPACGHANPGATKFCHECGTPLARQCAKCGVDLAPSMKFCGDCGTAVAAKPSPVVTPAHLADKIRGARTALEGERKQVTVLFADVKGSMTLAEGADPEAFHRVMERTARLLADGVHRYEGTVTQYTGDGVMALFGAPIAHEDHAQRACFTALHLRETLGRYADELRLSDGLNLSLRIGVNSGEVVVGRIGDDLKMDYTAQGHTVGLAARMEQIAAADRAYVSEHTARIVDGYFRLRDLGPLAVKGASEPVRVYELEDVGALKTRLDVSQTRGFSRFVGRIDEVATLEAALARAMEGHGQVIGVVAEPGVGKSRLCWEFVQRCRARGIAVQDAHCVPHGKTIPYLPVLELLRKIHGVTEQDRPQTAREKIAGRLLLLDEGLRESLPLVFDFMGVPDPEHPLPRMDPEARQRQLLAVVRRSVLARSRRETAVTVIEDLHWLDGASEGFVETLVDAAAGTRTLLLVNFRPEYHAGWMQRSYYQQLPLLPLGSDAIEELLRELLGTGSALAGLVRLIRERTGGNPFFVEEVVRSLAESGVLSGTRGAYWLAKPVEAIALPTTVQAILAARIDRLGEREKTVLQTGAVVGKEFPESILQRVVDLEEADLASALRALVAAEFFYEEALYPEPVYAFKHPLTQEVAYRSQLGERRRQLHTAVARAIEEAYPTKLDEQAALLAQHWDAAGEPFVAATWHQRAAGWIGVRDRAETLRHWSEVRRLLATVPVSPEALALGVMARDAMLLHGLFCGMTDDEAHTLFTEGMALAEDLQEPSSRIRLLTRLGSRKSLTGIPEEALAPLEEARRLAAETGDPFLEFLTRFSLSGAAMNLGHLEDAIVHLDHCMVACGGDPEYGAGITGFSVLAYLLAVRGFALANQGHWMEALRSAERATEIARQRRDLEMLMIGGTAGLVACEMMGDAPGALAHGTESMRAAEAGAEGLRQSALWALGRAHLMQGEWRGAIDMLAASLAQTRTARTGLAQEGMILAFLADAHRGAGDLGRAREMADEAVAVARRRRTRIFEIVALLARARVLLAADGPSPGVERDLDDATALIE
- the clcA gene encoding H(+)/Cl(-) exchange transporter ClcA; amino-acid sequence: MSDRSPEPSSAGDATSRAAEVVQREVRDFVRAHERRRRQLPRAIVVGLLAGITAVAFTRVLAEADDLRTTFIAWAHTLGPWGFAFPVSLAALGAGAAVGLVRRMAPEASGSGIPQLEAVLHHLRPMRGARVLAVKFIGGVLGIGGGLALGREGPTIQMGGALGQLTSQWFRCTPRERQTLIAAGAGAGLAAAFNAPLAGLVFVLEEVQRDFSPTVFTTTLIAAVTADVVTRLLIGQLPVFHVRTESIPPLQVLPVALLVGAAAGLFGVAFNRALVGALDLFQRLGNGLSWASGAVAGAVVGGAGWFVPIALGGGHGLVEQTLAGALALPALAGSFVLRFALTMLSYGSGAPGGIFAPLLVLGSQLGLGVGLLAQHVVPSAVEHPALFAVVGMAAYFTAIVRAPLTGIVLMVEMTGNYSLVLPLLGACLTAYGMADALGDRPVYEALLERDLLRGEPMSNLESALLLELTLAAGAPFEGQRIREIGLPPGCVIVTVSRKTGEHVPTGDFRLEAGDRLTAVVAADAPAAAALLRSGVNGDRR